One segment of Paenibacillus rhizovicinus DNA contains the following:
- a CDS encoding MFS transporter: MNRKFIVYLVAFAAFLGPFTQTIYTPVLPEVASQLHSTSFVVNLTISVFTLFLAIMQMIYGPLTDSKGRRSIMLFGISLYVIASVGCYFSGTIELLIFFRALQAIGIASGSVVAVTVISDLFEGKERGQAMGTFQMLVMLGPVLGPVIGGFLSGLFNFHSVFLALAATGMLVFLFNYLYLKETKPDNVETGRFQLRDFATILQNRMGSSIIYLGFIQYYAFYDFLVFLPNILSDRYGLSAEQKGLVFLPMSLSIVVGSFLGGKLQARIDGEKVVVLTTYLNAVSALFFLVFYSISLAWLLVGIIAFGLFLGLSLPVQTTLLTGAFTRNRATAVGAYNFSRYMGMAFSPIVGSLFYRIGGYGLMYGFVVVAFLVFAFLLSRRLQGARANRPSLEKG; the protein is encoded by the coding sequence ATGAATCGTAAATTCATTGTTTATCTGGTTGCGTTCGCTGCATTTCTTGGACCGTTCACGCAAACCATTTACACGCCGGTGTTACCCGAGGTTGCCAGTCAACTCCACTCTACCTCGTTCGTCGTTAACTTGACGATCTCCGTGTTTACCTTGTTTCTTGCCATCATGCAAATGATCTATGGTCCGCTTACCGACTCGAAGGGACGCCGCAGCATCATGCTGTTCGGCATATCGCTGTATGTTATCGCTTCGGTAGGGTGCTATTTCTCCGGTACGATAGAGCTGCTGATCTTCTTCCGGGCCTTGCAGGCGATCGGAATCGCTTCGGGATCGGTCGTAGCCGTTACAGTGATCAGCGACTTGTTCGAGGGAAAAGAACGGGGCCAAGCGATGGGAACCTTTCAAATGCTGGTTATGTTAGGGCCCGTGCTCGGACCGGTCATCGGCGGCTTCCTCAGCGGATTGTTCAATTTCCACTCCGTGTTTCTCGCTCTGGCGGCAACGGGGATGCTTGTGTTCCTATTCAACTACCTCTATTTGAAGGAAACGAAACCTGATAACGTGGAAACAGGCCGCTTTCAATTGCGGGATTTCGCAACGATTCTTCAGAATCGAATGGGTTCGTCCATCATTTATCTCGGTTTTATCCAGTACTATGCGTTTTACGATTTCCTTGTCTTCCTGCCGAATATATTAAGCGATCGTTACGGCTTATCCGCGGAGCAAAAAGGACTCGTCTTTCTGCCGATGTCGCTTAGCATCGTGGTCGGCAGCTTTTTAGGCGGTAAACTCCAAGCGCGGATCGACGGAGAGAAAGTGGTCGTTCTGACGACGTATCTGAATGCGGTATCCGCATTGTTTTTCCTCGTCTTCTATTCGATTTCGTTAGCTTGGCTGCTCGTTGGAATTATCGCTTTCGGACTATTCCTCGGCCTCTCCCTTCCCGTGCAGACGACGCTCCTTACGGGAGCTTTCACGAGAAACCGCGCGACCGCCGTTGGCGCCTATAATTTCTCCCGCTACATGGGAATGGCCTTCAGTCCGATCGTCGGCAGCTTATTTTACCGAATCGGCGGCTACGGCTTGATGTACGGTTTTGTCGTTGTCGCGTTCCTGGTATTTGCCTTTCTGTTATCGCGACGTCTCCAAGGCGCACGCGCAAATCGTCCATCGCTTGAAAAGGGATGA
- a CDS encoding LysR family transcriptional regulator — protein sequence MELLQLRYFLEVARSEHVTAAARNLHVTQSSLSKTIQRLEEDLGVPLFDRIGRKLQLNEYGRRFLRRAQRALFELEQGKQELSDLSSPDHGTLELAVTSASVLPDILRQYRKDRPHIQFHVQMLTMKEMIMLLERGAVDYCLSSPPIQRDDIECQIIYKDPILVAVPNGHRLAARSSVSLTELRNEWFVGVKVGYGTRDLMDAVCRSVGFEPHYVYEGDEPARLNNLVEAEIGIAFIPSTARHERAHIQYLEIETREAVREIALLWHKSRYFSPAALDFRKIVVEYFEAKTRQTRN from the coding sequence TTGGAACTGCTTCAACTGCGTTATTTTCTCGAAGTAGCTCGCTCGGAACACGTAACCGCAGCTGCTCGGAATCTGCACGTTACGCAATCGTCCTTAAGCAAAACGATTCAACGCCTGGAGGAAGATCTGGGCGTGCCGTTATTCGATCGGATAGGCAGGAAGCTTCAGTTAAACGAGTACGGAAGAAGATTTCTTCGACGGGCTCAAAGGGCGCTGTTCGAGCTGGAACAAGGTAAGCAGGAGCTTAGCGATTTATCCAGCCCCGATCATGGCACGCTTGAATTGGCCGTGACCAGCGCAAGCGTATTGCCCGATATTCTTCGGCAATATCGAAAGGATCGGCCCCATATACAATTTCATGTTCAAATGCTTACCATGAAGGAAATGATCATGCTGCTGGAGAGAGGCGCGGTTGATTATTGTTTGTCCTCGCCGCCCATTCAACGGGACGACATCGAATGTCAAATCATTTATAAGGATCCCATCCTCGTCGCCGTCCCCAACGGGCATCGGCTCGCGGCTCGAAGCAGCGTATCCTTGACCGAACTGAGAAACGAATGGTTTGTCGGGGTGAAGGTCGGCTATGGTACGCGCGATTTGATGGACGCCGTATGCAGATCGGTCGGATTCGAGCCTCATTACGTTTACGAGGGAGATGAACCGGCAAGGTTGAACAATCTGGTGGAAGCTGAAATCGGCATCGCCTTCATCCCCAGCACGGCAAGGCATGAACGGGCGCACATCCAATATCTCGAAATCGAGACTCGCGAAGCGGTGCGGGAAATCGCATTATTGTGGCACAAGAGCCGCTATTTTTCGCCGGCTGCGCTGGACTTTCGCAAAATCGTCGTCGAATACTTCGAGGCGAAAACAAGGCAAACCCGAAATTAA
- a CDS encoding sensor histidine kinase, producing MFRTIRGKFVVGFFVIFGLSFVVLNVTLKEVIRTSNQKIITSDLIGLKNNGNVYVRQAFLINHFTNNNLYFGQMAEEMVDDLHRATSSEVAAYTVDGILLYASDEEAFAGRAADDLKQALLGKTAYTITYKGSTGSVYFAYPVVVDGVKVGILRYAEDFSPLYAQSGRILNVVFEVALAIFAAAFLFSYLLSRHITIPLTKLTRASTEVIGGNLNVRSGIRRKDEIGRLAANFNEMIGRISSQIATIGHDRDRLKQLNEQEKRFFDNVTHELKTPLTSILGYAEMIRENGTSDPAFFDKGMNHIVDESRRLHGMVLNLLEVSRRKADQGELEIVEAGAILRDVCDAMDIRAKRYKKRIVLAAADGLFVLGQGDRLRQLFINLLDNAIKYSSPRSEIAVLAAADPAAGIVRFEFANPGETLRPDELAAVFEPFYSGDRRYKEEGSVGLGLSIVKSIVDDHGGSIRIDAEAQRTIVRVELPSEGREAGSV from the coding sequence ATGTTCCGGACGATTCGGGGCAAATTCGTCGTCGGCTTCTTCGTGATATTCGGTCTGTCCTTCGTCGTGCTGAACGTCACCTTGAAGGAAGTCATCCGGACAAGCAACCAGAAGATCATCACCTCCGACCTGATCGGACTCAAGAACAACGGCAACGTCTACGTCCGTCAGGCGTTCCTGATTAATCATTTCACGAATAATAACCTGTACTTCGGGCAGATGGCCGAGGAGATGGTGGACGATCTGCACCGCGCCACCTCTAGCGAGGTCGCCGCGTATACGGTCGACGGCATCCTGTTGTACGCCTCGGACGAAGAGGCGTTCGCGGGGCGCGCCGCCGACGATCTGAAGCAGGCGTTGCTCGGCAAGACGGCGTATACGATCACGTACAAAGGCAGCACGGGATCCGTCTACTTCGCCTATCCGGTCGTCGTCGACGGCGTGAAGGTAGGCATCCTGCGCTACGCGGAGGACTTCTCTCCGTTGTACGCCCAGAGCGGACGCATCTTGAATGTCGTCTTCGAGGTCGCGCTGGCGATATTCGCGGCGGCCTTCCTGTTCTCGTATTTGCTGTCCCGGCATATCACGATTCCGCTGACCAAGCTGACGCGCGCATCCACGGAAGTCATCGGCGGCAACCTGAACGTTCGCAGCGGCATTCGGCGCAAGGACGAAATCGGGCGGCTGGCAGCCAACTTTAACGAGATGATCGGCCGGATCAGCAGTCAGATCGCCACGATCGGGCATGACCGCGACCGGCTGAAGCAGCTGAACGAGCAGGAGAAACGGTTCTTCGACAACGTAACGCATGAGCTGAAGACGCCGCTGACGTCGATCCTGGGCTACGCCGAGATGATTCGGGAGAACGGGACGAGCGATCCCGCGTTCTTCGATAAAGGCATGAACCATATCGTGGACGAAAGCAGGCGGCTGCACGGCATGGTGCTCAATCTGCTCGAGGTCTCGCGGCGCAAGGCCGACCAAGGGGAGCTCGAAATCGTCGAGGCCGGCGCCATTCTGCGCGATGTCTGCGACGCCATGGACATTCGGGCAAAACGCTATAAGAAGCGGATCGTCCTCGCCGCGGCGGACGGGCTATTCGTGCTCGGCCAAGGGGACAGGCTCCGGCAGCTCTTCATTAATCTGCTCGACAACGCGATCAAGTACAGTTCACCGCGATCTGAAATCGCGGTCTTGGCGGCAGCGGACCCGGCGGCGGGCATCGTGCGATTCGAATTCGCCAATCCGGGCGAAACGCTGCGTCCCGATGAGCTTGCTGCCGTATTCGAGCCCTTCTATTCGGGGGACCGCCGGTATAAGGAAGAAGGCAGCGTCGGGCTTGGGCTCAGCATCGTGAAATCGATCGTGGACGACCACGGCGGATCGATCCGCATCGATGCCGAAGCACAGCGGACGATCGTTCGCGTGGAATTGCCCAGCGAAGGAAGGGAGGCAGGCAGCGTATGA
- a CDS encoding ABC transporter substrate-binding protein: MMRSYGGSLMAGCLLAFALTACGSGDGTNGKSSASNTASSNAAAGNTNDGKGGADGNTVPGNDAQGDSAAGSDDAGSGGGKKTIAFSTFWQDDKFEEAKKKYEALHPDIEIKLEHADYSDATLESDIEKYVTSTNAAMLAGKGPDLLQLDLLPADNYVKHKLLADMSPMMSGDSGFHKDDYFDNILDNVRTGQSLYEMPLTFFLMGFAGDADAIAKSGAKFDDLNWSWSDFTKTAGEMVANGPLPSALSYLGPEYLLGEMVSDNYSLFMDAEARKAHFDSASFTGLMKQVKTLFDDGVVSKMGRGVNAYFQSVQINSPKDYLESMQGISLGVKLTHKELGNHMKLYAKPHAQDNAAGGYFQTYRSVAIGANSKVKPEAWDFVEFLMSEEIQSPSNATGFPINKAAFAKQIQDMKALGSFKSIPEGPLQGKDVKVDDAMLDGLNAYVNGAVHPVAATKSDKVWEIVVEEAKAFYAGQKSAEDVANLVQNKVTTYLNE; encoded by the coding sequence ATGATGAGATCATACGGCGGAAGCCTAATGGCGGGCTGTTTGCTTGCGTTCGCCTTGACGGCATGCGGCAGCGGAGACGGAACAAACGGAAAATCCTCGGCCAGTAATACGGCGTCCAGCAATGCGGCGGCCGGGAATACGAACGACGGGAAGGGCGGAGCGGACGGAAATACTGTTCCCGGGAACGACGCGCAAGGCGATTCCGCAGCGGGAAGCGACGATGCGGGTTCGGGCGGCGGCAAGAAGACGATCGCGTTCTCGACCTTCTGGCAAGACGACAAATTCGAGGAAGCGAAGAAGAAATACGAAGCGCTGCATCCCGATATCGAGATCAAGCTGGAGCATGCGGACTATTCGGATGCGACGCTGGAATCCGACATCGAGAAGTACGTGACATCGACGAACGCGGCGATGCTGGCGGGCAAAGGTCCCGACTTGCTCCAGTTGGACTTGCTGCCCGCCGACAATTACGTCAAGCATAAGCTGCTGGCGGATATGAGCCCGATGATGTCGGGGGATTCCGGCTTTCATAAGGACGACTATTTCGACAATATCCTGGACAATGTCCGGACGGGGCAATCGTTGTACGAAATGCCGCTCACCTTCTTCCTGATGGGCTTCGCGGGAGACGCGGACGCGATCGCGAAGTCCGGCGCGAAGTTCGACGATCTGAATTGGTCATGGAGTGATTTTACGAAGACGGCGGGGGAGATGGTTGCGAACGGGCCGCTTCCTTCCGCGCTGTCGTATCTTGGCCCCGAGTATTTGCTGGGCGAAATGGTGAGCGACAATTACAGCTTGTTCATGGATGCCGAAGCGCGCAAAGCGCATTTCGATTCGGCTTCGTTCACCGGACTCATGAAGCAGGTGAAAACCCTGTTCGACGATGGCGTCGTCTCCAAAATGGGCCGCGGCGTGAATGCGTATTTCCAAAGCGTCCAAATCAATTCGCCCAAAGATTATTTGGAATCGATGCAGGGCATCTCCCTCGGCGTGAAGCTGACCCATAAGGAGCTCGGCAACCATATGAAGCTGTATGCGAAGCCCCATGCCCAGGATAATGCTGCAGGCGGCTACTTCCAGACGTACCGGAGCGTAGCCATAGGCGCGAATTCCAAAGTGAAGCCGGAGGCTTGGGATTTCGTCGAGTTCTTGATGTCGGAGGAGATACAGTCGCCTTCGAACGCGACCGGTTTTCCGATCAACAAAGCGGCTTTCGCCAAGCAGATCCAGGACATGAAGGCACTAGGATCGTTCAAATCCATACCGGAAGGGCCGCTGCAGGGGAAGGACGTCAAGGTGGACGATGCGATGCTTGACGGTTTGAACGCATACGTGAACGGAGCGGTTCATCCGGTTGCCGCAACCAAATCCGACAAGGTATGGGAGATTGTCGTCGAGGAAGCCAAAGCTTTCTACGCCGGGCAGAAGTCCGCGGAGGATGTCGCGAACCTCGTTCAGAACAAAGTGACGACTTACCTCAATGAATAG
- a CDS encoding VOC family protein, which produces MENNKLLRMDNVGIVVESLEDAISFFEEIGLKLEGRATIEGEWAGRVTGLGNQCVEIAMMATPDGHSRIELSRFITPSPISDHRSAPVNALGYLRVMFAVEGIDDLVSRLITKHGAQLVGEVAQYQNSYRLCYIRGNDGLLIGLAEQLARQ; this is translated from the coding sequence ATGGAGAATAACAAATTACTGCGAATGGACAACGTTGGCATCGTTGTAGAATCCCTTGAAGACGCGATTTCTTTCTTCGAGGAGATTGGCTTGAAGCTTGAAGGACGAGCTACCATCGAAGGTGAATGGGCTGGCCGCGTGACCGGATTGGGGAATCAATGCGTAGAGATCGCGATGATGGCTACCCCGGACGGCCATAGCCGGATTGAACTTTCGCGGTTTATCACCCCGTCTCCCATATCGGATCACCGATCGGCTCCGGTAAATGCCCTCGGTTATCTGCGCGTCATGTTCGCCGTTGAAGGCATCGACGATCTGGTATCGAGACTGATCACGAAGCATGGCGCTCAGCTCGTTGGCGAAGTGGCCCAGTACCAGAACTCGTACCGGCTATGCTACATTCGCGGAAATGACGGACTTCTGATCGGTTTGGCGGAACAACTCGCGAGGCAATAG
- a CDS encoding response regulator transcription factor: protein MDRTKILIIEDEEAIADLLAYGLEREGFLARTASNGADGLRELERFRPDLLLLDWMLPDQSGLEICKKVTANYNLPILMITARSDITDKILGLEFGADDYITKPFDLREVVARIRTILRRIAQANQNTEVEAGDKVIRLRHIAVTPEERLVTKDGEPVELTPKEFDLLLKLLGHRGKIFTRTELLDSVWGYDFPGDTRTVDTHIQRLRKKLDAGDLITTVFGIGYKCEKRAD, encoded by the coding sequence ATGGACAGAACGAAAATTCTCATCATCGAAGACGAGGAAGCGATCGCCGATTTGCTGGCCTACGGCTTGGAGCGGGAAGGCTTCCTTGCGCGGACCGCTTCGAACGGCGCGGACGGCCTCCGGGAGCTGGAGCGGTTCCGGCCGGATCTGCTGCTGCTGGACTGGATGCTTCCGGACCAGAGCGGCTTGGAGATCTGCAAGAAGGTGACCGCGAACTATAATTTGCCGATCCTCATGATCACGGCAAGGTCCGATATCACGGATAAAATTCTCGGCCTCGAGTTCGGCGCCGACGACTATATTACGAAGCCGTTCGACCTTCGCGAGGTCGTCGCGCGAATCCGCACGATTCTAAGGCGGATCGCGCAGGCTAATCAGAACACGGAAGTCGAGGCCGGCGACAAGGTCATACGGTTACGGCATATCGCCGTCACGCCGGAAGAGCGGCTGGTCACGAAGGACGGCGAGCCTGTCGAGCTGACGCCGAAGGAATTCGATTTGCTCCTGAAGCTGCTGGGGCACCGGGGCAAGATTTTCACGCGGACGGAGCTTCTTGATAGCGTCTGGGGCTACGATTTCCCGGGCGACACGCGCACCGTCGATACGCATATCCAGCGTCTGCGCAAGAAGCTCGACGCGGGGGATCTGATCACGACCGTGTTCGGGATCGGCTACAAATGCGAGAAAAGGGCGGATTGA
- a CDS encoding carbohydrate ABC transporter permease: MNRSAAFAWLRRDGFQALWFLLPSSAGFALFYFIPFLLGIYESFTDGALGGRFVGFGNYLALLRSESFRKAAANTMIFTGIGVPLLIALSLLLALLLNRPLYARGWLRTSIMLPLVVPVASVVLIWQIVFDWNGTLNAWMHHFGMERIDWLQSNWSMSIIVAMFIWKNIGYNMVLFLAGLQSIPKDYYETASIEGAGRWRQFRTITIVYLTPTMFFVLLISIVNSFKVFRETYLLAGDYPFDRLYMLQHYMNNMFFALDVQKLTAAASLMVGCIVLLALGLLRIERRFRENTE, encoded by the coding sequence ATGAATAGGAGCGCGGCGTTTGCATGGCTGCGAAGGGACGGATTCCAAGCGCTTTGGTTTCTGCTTCCGAGTTCGGCCGGCTTCGCGCTCTTCTATTTCATTCCGTTCCTGCTCGGGATCTACGAATCGTTCACGGACGGCGCGCTGGGCGGGCGCTTCGTCGGCTTCGGGAATTACTTGGCGCTGCTGAGAAGCGAATCTTTTCGCAAGGCGGCGGCGAACACGATGATTTTCACAGGTATCGGCGTTCCGCTGTTGATCGCGTTGTCGCTGCTGCTCGCGCTGCTGTTGAACCGGCCGCTCTATGCGAGAGGCTGGCTTCGAACGTCGATCATGCTTCCGCTCGTCGTGCCCGTCGCTTCGGTCGTCCTGATCTGGCAGATTGTTTTCGACTGGAACGGGACGTTGAACGCGTGGATGCATCATTTCGGGATGGAACGAATCGATTGGCTGCAATCGAATTGGTCGATGAGTATCATCGTCGCCATGTTCATCTGGAAGAACATCGGCTATAACATGGTGTTGTTCCTGGCCGGTCTGCAATCGATCCCGAAGGATTACTATGAGACGGCTTCCATCGAGGGCGCGGGACGCTGGCGTCAATTTCGAACGATCACGATCGTATACTTAACGCCGACGATGTTCTTCGTGCTGCTCATCTCGATCGTCAACTCGTTCAAGGTGTTTCGCGAGACGTATTTGCTTGCCGGCGACTACCCGTTCGACCGTCTGTACATGTTGCAGCATTACATGAACAACATGTTCTTCGCGCTCGATGTGCAGAAGCTGACGGCTGCGGCATCGCTCATGGTCGGCTGCATCGTCCTGCTTGCCTTGGGACTGCTCCGCATCGAACGCCGATTCAGAGAAAACACGGAGTAA
- a CDS encoding WD40 repeat domain-containing protein: protein MRKKKYAPLAVLTAISLLLLTSSCMGNPRSETIIIPAADEDQTNEGDNAQSFQVQTIYRLPALAATDISLLGWTSNADLVGLDAESRASMTTGLRLQRLGKPYEQFKPLDSLIPGANWFGLSPNGRQIAYIAKSTTGTALTLLSLTDGKAVQSAAPPNSEWQLQSRTLNWSGNSRFLSYLVSGEDRTEQRIVVCDSADGQVKLYPLTGLQDFGEIVKVVLSDDGSGALIETGKTVAFAKRSGSGYAVQYDHPSGNGESEWVNDSQFAFLGFDGTLFQYDSRNGELSVLLEKVDSFRLSPDRKLIAYTLNDQDTIFAGRLQGNNVLYKGSVYQGVYPFQMTWSPDGGALLVDGSKRYARSAAQIQPSSEAKPAVDLLPFIIQFR, encoded by the coding sequence ATGAGAAAGAAGAAGTACGCCCCTTTGGCCGTATTAACGGCGATTTCCCTGCTCCTGCTAACATCGAGCTGTATGGGCAATCCCCGTTCGGAAACGATTATCATTCCTGCTGCGGATGAGGATCAAACGAACGAGGGCGATAATGCTCAGTCCTTCCAAGTGCAGACGATCTACCGATTGCCGGCATTGGCCGCGACGGACATTAGTCTGCTGGGATGGACGAGCAATGCCGACCTCGTCGGACTGGATGCGGAGAGCCGGGCATCGATGACGACCGGGCTTCGCCTGCAGCGGCTCGGCAAGCCTTACGAGCAATTCAAGCCGCTCGACAGCTTGATTCCCGGAGCCAATTGGTTCGGTTTATCGCCGAACGGGCGGCAAATCGCCTACATTGCGAAATCAACGACAGGCACCGCCTTGACGCTATTGTCGCTGACGGATGGGAAGGCGGTACAATCGGCCGCGCCGCCGAACTCGGAATGGCAGCTGCAGTCGAGAACGTTGAACTGGTCCGGCAACAGCCGGTTTCTCTCCTATCTCGTCTCCGGCGAGGACAGGACGGAGCAGCGAATCGTCGTTTGCGATTCGGCGGACGGGCAGGTGAAGCTGTACCCGCTGACGGGCCTGCAAGATTTCGGGGAAATCGTCAAGGTCGTGCTGTCGGACGACGGCAGCGGAGCATTGATCGAAACGGGGAAGACGGTCGCGTTTGCCAAGCGCAGCGGGAGCGGATATGCCGTTCAGTATGATCATCCTTCGGGAAACGGCGAGAGCGAATGGGTCAATGACAGTCAGTTCGCGTTCCTGGGCTTCGACGGCACGCTCTTTCAGTATGACAGCCGCAACGGGGAGCTATCCGTGCTGCTGGAGAAGGTCGACAGCTTCCGGTTGTCGCCGGACCGTAAGCTGATTGCTTATACGCTGAACGATCAGGATACGATCTTCGCGGGCAGGCTGCAAGGCAATAACGTCCTGTACAAGGGATCGGTCTATCAAGGCGTCTACCCGTTCCAAATGACGTGGAGCCCCGACGGCGGCGCGCTTCTCGTCGACGGGAGCAAACGGTACGCGCGGTCAGCGGCGCAAATCCAGCCTTCGTCCGAGGCGAAGCCCGCCGTGGATCTGCTTCCGTTCATTATTCAGTTTCGATAG
- a CDS encoding N-acetylmuramoyl-L-alanine amidase family protein, with product MNKSGRARHMAGFILSCCLLIVIACALLAQYNRHPSGSEPLAGHNAGAGSGSGLSPDKPYKIMIDPGHGGKDPGSEGSDGAWEKDINLALAQKLYDLLKQDPAFEPRLTRADDTFVELADRAAMANDWHADVLVSIHGNAFEDKSVAGTETYYRYANGHPLATIIHNQLLGALDFQDRGVKEESLKVLSLSAMPAILIEPGYVTNPAEEAVMQSDDGQSRAAQAIADGLKQYFAER from the coding sequence ATGAACAAATCGGGAAGAGCAAGGCATATGGCCGGCTTTATCTTATCATGCTGCTTATTAATCGTGATTGCCTGCGCGCTGTTAGCGCAATACAACCGTCATCCGAGCGGTTCCGAGCCGCTCGCCGGCCATAACGCCGGGGCAGGCTCCGGCTCGGGTCTCTCGCCGGACAAGCCTTACAAGATCATGATCGATCCGGGCCACGGCGGCAAAGATCCGGGGTCGGAAGGCAGCGATGGCGCGTGGGAGAAGGATATCAATCTTGCTCTCGCACAGAAGTTGTACGATCTGTTGAAACAAGATCCGGCGTTCGAGCCCCGGCTTACGCGCGCCGACGATACCTTCGTCGAACTCGCGGACAGGGCTGCCATGGCCAACGATTGGCATGCGGATGTGCTTGTTTCGATTCACGGGAACGCGTTCGAAGACAAGTCCGTTGCCGGAACGGAAACCTATTACCGGTATGCAAACGGTCATCCGCTGGCGACGATCATCCATAATCAATTGCTCGGCGCGCTTGATTTTCAAGACCGGGGAGTGAAGGAAGAATCGCTTAAAGTGCTGTCGCTCAGTGCGATGCCGGCGATCTTGATCGAACCGGGCTATGTTACGAATCCCGCGGAGGAAGCCGTTATGCAGAGCGACGACGGACAATCGCGCGCGGCGCAGGCAATCGCTGACGGCCTGAAGCAATATTTCGCGGAACGTTGA
- a CDS encoding YdeI/OmpD-associated family protein, with translation MVNKSAELPLLFVADQPSFQEWLANNHDASPGIRLQIAKKNTGVVSVSYDEALECALCYGWVDSQKEKYDDRMWVQRFTPRRAKSIWSKVNKDKAELLIANGRMKPSGFAAIEAAKTNGQWDKAYESQSIATLPDDFAAELERNSQAKAFYETLDRQNKYAMLFRIQNVKKPETRAKRIQQFVTMLEKGEKIYP, from the coding sequence ATGGTCAATAAATCCGCCGAACTACCGCTTCTATTCGTTGCCGACCAACCATCGTTCCAGGAATGGCTTGCGAATAATCACGACGCTTCACCAGGAATTCGGCTGCAGATCGCGAAGAAGAATACCGGCGTGGTTTCCGTATCCTACGACGAAGCACTCGAATGCGCCTTATGTTATGGATGGGTGGACAGCCAGAAAGAGAAATATGATGATCGGATGTGGGTTCAACGCTTTACGCCGCGCAGAGCCAAGAGCATCTGGTCGAAAGTGAACAAAGATAAAGCAGAGCTGTTGATCGCGAACGGAAGAATGAAACCATCCGGATTCGCAGCGATCGAAGCAGCCAAAACTAACGGACAATGGGATAAGGCTTATGAATCGCAAAGTATCGCAACTTTGCCCGACGATTTCGCGGCCGAGCTGGAGCGTAATAGCCAGGCGAAGGCATTTTATGAAACGTTGGACAGACAAAACAAGTATGCGATGCTCTTCAGAATTCAAAATGTCAAGAAGCCGGAGACAAGAGCGAAACGAATTCAACAGTTCGTCACCATGCTTGAGAAGGGCGAAAAAATCTATCCGTAA